Proteins from one Drosophila gunungcola strain Sukarami chromosome 3R, Dgunungcola_SK_2, whole genome shotgun sequence genomic window:
- the LOC128266372 gene encoding acyl-coenzyme A thioesterase 9, mitochondrial — translation MMLCQVARGLGTVLARRCHCSTARERRLLTLTCQMPRRSFSMDKGPKISSDHHSGTMDEVTRTIRVQSGVDLGYHTIPKPRDHLLQHQPKREDLPPRTMSDSHTTAVLPLSSSESIRESYVNHLGRVRLGRIMEELDMFAVWMCHRHVKLPKLPKGVPLPYTFVTLLVDKVEFTNLERLQVNQDIEISGHISWAGRSSMEITIYVKQLAYGEYIDVTKAIFLMVARNATNTGPAPINPLELGDATEELIWEQAEKRQKLRKSSAMESVFNAPPREHEQTIMYDILKRTTPMNSMDLNKRVLPPKCRWMEDSLQTTMIAPFPENRNAQNTIFGGYLMRQAVEISFITASIYLGDRPILKCISDISFMHPVHVNKFLQLTAYVVYAAQNYIQLMTVAQIWDAKSGKVQTTNVFYLTYRADKVLDEVLPRSYREMLWYVHGRRKLLAALNLQPEYPDPITVPKESSNSIST, via the exons ATGATGCTGTGTCAGGTGGCCCGTGGACTTGGAACAGTGCTGGCGAGGAGGTGCCACTGTTCGACTGCCCGGGAGCGGCGTCTGTTGACCTTAACTTGCCAGATGCCCAGGAGGAGCTTCTCGATGGACAAGGGGCCCAAGATATCATCGGATCATCACTCTGGCACAATGGATGAAG TGACTCGCACTATTCGCGTTCAATCCGGCGTGGATTTGGGCTATCACACTATTCCCAAGCCCCGGGATCACCTCCTGCAGCACCAGCCCAAACGGGAAGATCTGCCACCCAGAACCATGTCGGATTCCCACACCACTGCCGTCCTACCCCTGAGCTCCAGTGAGTCGATCCGCGAGAGCTATGTGAATCACCTGGGCAGGGTGAGATTGGGCAGGATTATGGAGGAACTAGACATGTTCGCCGTGTGGATGTGCCATCGCCATGTGAAGCTACCCAAGTTGCCCAAAGGGGTGCCACTGCCCTACACCTTTGTCACGCTGCTGGTGGACAAGGTGGAGTTCACCAATCTGGAGCGGTTGCAGGTCAACCAGGACATTGAGATCAGCGGGCACATCTCTTGGGCAGGACGCAGCTCCATGGAGATCACCATCTATGTGAAGCAGTTGGCCTATGGCGAGTACATCGATGTGACCAAGGCCATCTTCCTGATGGTGGCCAGAAATGCCACCAATACGGGACCTGCACCCATTAATCCTCTGGAGCTAGGTGATGCCACAGAGGAACTCATCTGGGAGCAGGCGGAGAAGCGGCAGAAGCTGCGCAAATCCTCGGCCATGGAGTCCGTATTCAATGCCCCACCCAGGGAGCACGAGCAGACCATTATGTACGACATCCTTAAGAGAACCACGCCGATGAACAGCATGGATCTGAACAAGCGAGTTCTGCCGCCCAAATGCCGCTGGATGGAGGACTCCCTGCAGACAACGATGATTGCTCCGTTTCCGGAGAACCGAAATGCCCAGAACACCATCTTTGGGGGCTATCTAATGCGCCAGGCCGTTGAGATCAGCTTCATTACGGCCAGCATCTACCTGGGCGATCGGCCCATCCTCAAGTGCATCTCGGACATCAGCTTTATGCACCCGGTGCATGTCAACAAGTTCCTCCAGCTCACCGCCTACGTGGTCTATGCCGCCCAGAACTACATCCAGCTGATGACAGTGGCCCAGATTTGGGACGCCAAGAGTGGCAAGGTCCAGACCACCAATGTCTTCTACTTGACCTACCGCGCGGACAAGGTACTGGATGAAGTGCTTCCGCGCTCCTACCGTGAAATGTTGTGGTATGTCCACGGCAGGAGGAAACTACTTGCGGCCCTCAATCTGCAGCCAGAGTACCCCGATCCCATCACGGTGCCCAAAGAGAGCTCAAACAGTATATCTACTTAG
- the LOC128266376 gene encoding acyl-coenzyme A thioesterase 9, mitochondrial-like produces the protein MLASLFGTGSFRVFLKAKNLLQVAIKKSSHIQNSAVANKSGTMAEVKKEMLKRFGLQPGYIREPKSREKLLEFQPKMEDLPARSMQDSFTYAIIPLSTDPVLQDMYINFMGFVRLGRLLEDMDFFAAWCCHQHLKLPNLPEGVPLPYSIVTILVDRIDFTNVQASGTQDIRLSGHVSWVGTSSMEVVVWLEQMVDEEYQKLTRALFLMGARNATNTGAAPVNPIQPANEEEQVILAGGADRKKQRQVLSAQSVFKVEPNAQEESLMYDLYKRTTPRHTLELNKRILPPNCRWMEDSFQMSTILSFPEHRNNHNRVFGGFLMRSALEISWTAAFLFCKSRPKLKHISDVSFVKPISVDSFIRMTAYVVYTKLNCIQIMTVADVLDAHTGNQVTTNVFNYTFSAPDTVSEVLPRSYNETMWYIHGRRKFKASRDLNS, from the exons ATGCTGGCTTCATTGTTTGGGACCGGAAGTTTCCGGGTCTTCCTCAAGGCCAAAAACCTCTTGCAGGTGGCTATCAAAAAGTCTAG CCACATCCAAAATTCGGCGGTGGCCAATAAATCCGGCACTATGGCAGAGG TCAAGAAGGAGATGTTGAAGCGTTTTGGCTTACAACCTGGCTATATCCGGGAGCCAAAATCTAGAGAAAAGCTCCTTGAGTTCCAACCCAAGATGGAGGACCTACCAGCAAGATCTATGCAGGATTCCTTTACTTATGCCATTATCCCTTTGAGCACGGATCCCGTGTTGCAGGACATGTACATCAATTTCATGGGCTTCGTGCGCCTTGGCAGGCTCCTGGAGGACATGGACTTCTTTGCTG CTTGGTGCTGCCACCAGCACCTGAAACTGCCCAATCTTCCGGAGGGAGTGCCTCTGCCCTACTCCATAGTGACCATCCTGGTGGACCGCATCGATTTCACCAATGTCCAGGCATCGGGCACCCAGGACATCCGTCTATCTGGTCACGTCTCCTGGGTGGGCACCAGTTCCATGGAGGTGGTGGTGTGGCTGGAGCAGATGGTCGATGAAGAGTACCAAAAGCTCACCCGGGCTTTGTTTCTGATGGGGGCCAGGAACGCCACCAATACGGGAGCAGCCCCTGTGAATCCCATACAGCCGGCCAATGAGGAGGAGCAGGTGATCCTGGCGGGCGGCGCAGATAGAAAGAAGCAACGTCAGGTGCTTAGTGCCCAGTCCGTCTTCAAGGTGGAACCCAATGCCCAGGAAGAGTCGCTGATGTACGATCTCTACAAGAGGACCACTCCACGCCACACTTTGGAGCTGAACAAGCGCATTCTGCCGCCCAACTGCCGCTGGATGGAGGACTCCTTCCAGATGAGCACGATTCTCTCGTTTCCGGAACACAGGAATAACCACAACCGGGTCTTCGGTGGGTTCCTTATGCGAAGTGCCCTAGAGATTAGCTGGACAGCCGCTTTTCTCTTCTGCAAGAGTCGACCCAAACTGAAGCACATTTCGGACGTTAGTTTCGTGAAGCCCATAAGCGTGGATAGCTTTATCAGGATGACCGCCTACGTGGTGTACACCAAGCTGAACTGCATCCAAATTATGACCGTTGCTGATGTGCTGGACGCGCACACGGGCAACCAGGTGACCACCAACGTGTTCAACTACACTTTCTCGGCTCCGGATACGGTCTCTGAGGTGCTACCTCGATCCTACAACGAGACCATGTGGTATATCCATGGCCGCCGGAAGTTTAAAGCCAGCAGGgatttaaattcataa
- the LOC128266375 gene encoding acyl-coenzyme A thioesterase 9, mitochondrial-like — MLRSLLGAQKCWNLIRSNILMTVVNKQVPSSFAMCKRHFSPPTHIKQSAVPNESGTMAEIKQEMMKRLGLEPGYNPLPKSREQLLKYQPKLEDLAPRAMQDSFTSAIIPLSTDRTLQDKYVTFLGSVRFGRLLEDMDMFAAWCCHKHLKLPNLPEGVHLPYTFVTILVDRIDFTNVLASGTQDIRLSGHVSWVGTSSIEVVVWLEQMVAGRYQKLTRALFLMAARNATNTGAAPVNPIQPANEEEQLILAGGADRKKQRQILCAQSVFKVEPNDPEQTLMYELYKRTTPRNTLELNKRILPPNCRWMEDSFQMSTIPSFPEHRNHHNRVFGGFLMRSALEISWAAAFLYCKTRPKLEHISDISFEKPVSVDSFIKMTAYVVFTKLNYVQIMTVADVLDTHTGSQVTTNTFYYTFSAPDTVTEILPRSYHETMWYIQGRRKFEASMGLK; from the exons ATGCTGCGTTCTTTGTTGGGTGCCCAAAAGTGCTGGAACCTAATCCGCAGCAATATTCTTATGACGGTGGTCAACAAACAGGTGCCATCTTCCTTTGCAATGTGCAA ACGACACTTCTCACCGCCCACACATATTAAACAATCAGCGGTGCCCAATGAATCCGGAACTATGGCAGAAA TTAAGCAGGAGATGATGAAACGACTGGGCCTGGAACCGGGCTACAATCCCCTGCCCAAATCCAGGGAGCAGCTGCTCAAGTACCAACCCAAGCTGGAGGATCTGGCGCCAAGAGCTATGCAGGATTCCTTTACCTCGGCCATCATTCCCTTAAGCACAGATCGTACCTTGCAGGACAAATATGTGACGTTTTTGGGCAGCGTGCGATTCGGCAGGCTGCTGGAGGACATGGACATGTTTGCAG CTTGGTGCTGCCACAAGCATTTGAAACTACCCAATCTTCCGGAGGGTGTTCACCTTCCCTACACCTTTGTCACCATTCTTGTGGACCGCATCGATTTCACGAACGTTCTGGCCTCGGGCACCCAGGACATCCGTCTGTCCGGTCACGTCTCCTGGGTGGGCACCAGTTCCATAGAGGTGGTGGTGTGGCTGGAGCAGATGGTGGCCGGAAGGTACCAGAAGCTCACCCGGGCTTTGTTTCTTATGGCGGCCAGAAATGCCACCAACACGGGAGCAGCTCCTGTGAATCCCATACAACCAGCCAATGAGGAGGAGCAGTTAATCCTGGCCGGCGGCGCAGATAGGAAGAAACAGCGTCAGATTCTCTGCGCACAGTCCGTTTTTAAAGTGGAACCCAATGACCCCGAGCAGACGCTCATGTACGAACTGTACAAGAGGACCACGCCGCGCAACACTTTGGAGTTGAACAAGCGCATCCTGCCGCCCAACTGTCGCTGGATGGAGGACTCCTTCCAGATGAGCACGATCCCCTCGTTTCCGGAGCACAGGAACCACCACAACCGAGTCTTCGGGGGCTTCCTCATGCGCAGCGCCCTGGAGATTAGCTGGGCAGCAGCCTTCCTCTACTGCAAGACGCGGCCAAAACTGGAGCACATCTCGGACATTAGTTTCGAGAAGCCAGTGAGCGTGGACAGCTTCATCAAGATGACCGCCTATGTTGTGTTTACCAAGCTGAACTACGTGCAGATCATGACCGTGGCCGATGTACTGGATACGCACACGGGCAGCCAGGTTACCACCAACACGTTCTACTACACCTTTTCGGCTCCGGACACGGTCACTGAGATCCTACCACGCTCCTACCACGAAACCATGTGGTACATCCAAGGACGTCGGAAGTTCGAGGCCAGCATGGGCTTGAAATAA
- the LOC128266381 gene encoding 60S ribosomal protein L6 has translation MAPVEKAKKVAKSAKKGKKHPVNSYLKGGILRYSKAQMYKRRALYRLKDKKSPVVQKVKVPIKKVKKIGGPKNGGERTVFLNKSKATYPTKTFVKKRPSKANFSEHKRNTRRNLTPGTVLILLAGRHQGKRVVLLKVLASGLLLVTGPFALNSCPLRRVSQRYVIGTSSKVDLGAFKVPEHLNDAYFRRLKAKKDKKSGEADIFAAKKERFVPNEQRKKDQKEVDSALLKVIKAHPEGKFFAKYLQNMFALHSSQYPHRMRF, from the exons ATGGCACCCGTCGAGAAAGCTAAAAAGGTGGCCAAATCGGCCAAAAAGGGCAAGAAGCACCCCGTCAACTCCTACCTGAAGGGCGGCATTCTGCGTTACTCCAAGGCCCAG ATGTACAAGCGTCGTGCCCTTTATCGCCTGAAGGACAAGAAGAGCCCCGTCGTGCAGAAGGTGAAGGTGCCTATCAAGAAGGTGAAGAAGATCGGAGGCCCCAAGAACGGAGGCGAGCGCACCGTCTTCCTGAACAAGTCGAAGGCCACCTACCCGACCAAGACGTTCGTGAAGAAGCGCCCCTCCAAGGCCAACTTCAGCGAGCACAAGCGTAACACGCGCCGCAACCTGACGCCCGGAACCGTGTTAATCCTGCTAGCTGGTCGCCACCAGGGCAAGCGCGTCGTCCTGCTCAAGGTCTTGGCCTCCGGACTGCTGCTGGTCACCGGACCCTTCGCTCTCAACTCGTGCCCGCTGCGTCGCGTTTCCCAGCGCTACGTGATCGGCACCTCCTCGAAGGTGGATCTGGGTGCCTTCAAGGTGCCCGAGCATCTGAACGACGCCTACTTCCGCCGCCTGAAGGCCAAGAAGGACAAGAAGAGCGGCGAGGCCGACATTTTCGCGGCCAAGAAGGAGCGCTTCGTGCCCAACGAGCAGCGCAAGAAGGACCAGAAGGAGGTGGACTCCGCCCTGCTGAAGGTGATCAAGGCCCACCCCGAGGGCAAGTTCTTTGCCAAGTACTTGCAGAACATGTTCGCCCTGCACTCCTCCCAATACCCCCACCGCATGCGATTTTAA